One region of Cheilinus undulatus linkage group 4, ASM1832078v1, whole genome shotgun sequence genomic DNA includes:
- the LOC121508612 gene encoding histone PARylation factor 1, with the protein MTGRAKRKPKSSQVQSTDNGEVKKSRTDESSEVPLSNVNSEQRDEVVQLYKLQMPEDLYHFWDFCKELCPDSPCGALKDTLGLQLVGPFDILFGAHKNCKNPQPNFYLHWRYFYDPPEFQTILQGSEDSQHHIGYYRDSPDSLPSFVGENEAKKGYTITQMGDNLFAAVLLYLLKRRKERGSKKADGEDLESLEAQLRDRAEKLGYSLEQKTKSMKQRDKKVVTKTFHSAGIVVPVDKNDVGYRELPETDAGLKKICKAIAEAKNDEQRMKAFGPLQEMITFVQFANDECDYGMGYELGIDLFCYGSHYFHKVIKQLLPMAYNLLKRNLFGEILEAHLSNRSHDDLDQLSA; encoded by the exons atgaCAGGGCGCGCAAAAAGAAAACCCAAATCCAGTCAG GTACAGAGTACTGACAATGGAGAGGTGAAAAAGTCCCGTACGGATGAATCCAGTGAAGTGCCATTGTCCAACGTAAATTCAGAGCAGCGTGATGAAGTAGTGCAGCTGTACAAGCTTCAAATGCCAGAGGACCTGTACCATTTCTGGGACTTCTGCAAGGAGCTTTGTCCTGACAGCCCATGTG GTGCTCTGAAAGATACACTGGGTTTGCAGCTGGTTGGTCCTTTTGATATTCTGTTTGGCGCTCATAAAAACTGTAAGAACCCTCAGCCCAACTTCTACCTCCACTGGAGGTATTTTTATGACCCACCTGAGTTTCAAACAATCCTTCAGGGGAGTGAAGACAGTCAGCACCACATTGGATATTACAG AGATAGTCCAGACTCCCTGCCTTCGTTTGTTGgtgaaaatgaagcaaaaaaaggCTACACCATAACACAGATGGGGGATAATCTGTTTGCTGCTGTCCT TTTGTATCTGTTgaagagaaggaaagaaagaggcAGCAAGAAAGCAGATGGTGAAGACCTGGAAAGCTTGGAGGCACAGCTGAGAGACAGGGCAGAGAAGCTGGGCTATTCTCTGGAGCAGAAGACTAAAAGCATGAAGCAGAGAGACAAGAAG GTGGTTACCAAGACTTTTCACTCAGCTGGAATTGTGGTACCAGTAGACAAAAATGATGTGGGCTACAGAGAATTACCAGAAACAGACG CTGGTCTCAAAAAGATTTGCAAAGCAATCGCTGAAGCCAAGAATGACGAACAGCGCATGAAAGCCTTTGGACCTCTGCAGGAGATGATCACCTTTGTTCAGTTTGCCAACGATGAGTGTGACTACGGCATGGGTTATGAGCTAGGGATAGATCTCTTCTGTTACGGATCTCAT TATTTCCACAAGGTTATCAAGCAACTTCTGCCCATGGCCTACAACTTGCTCAAGAGGAATTTGTTTGGGGAAATTCTCGAGGCCCACCTCTCCAACCGTAGCCATGATGACCTGGACCAGCTCTCTGCGTGA